GCCGAGGAAGGCGCCGAGGCAGACGGTGCCCACGGCCAGCCAGTGGGCGTGCCGCCAGCGGGCGATCACCCGCGGCCGGGGTCGCTCCGCCGGGAACCGGCCGTCGAGCAGGCGGGTGCGGCGACGGGCGCCGTGGTCGGTCCTCACGACGCCAATATATCGGCATCCGACATACTCGGAGGACGATCAGGTCTGCGGACGATTGGATCCGGTCGTCGAGTTGTCCATCCCGCGTACTGGTCAGTGACCGAGGGTTCGGCGCCGAGCCGATACGCTGTCGCCATGTCGCCGCAGTTCGAAGCCCTCCCCGCGCCGTCCGGACCGTCCGGACCGTCCGCGCCGCACGCGCCGTCCGCGCTGGAGGAGGCGGCCGCCGTGGAACTGGCCCAGCGGCTGACCGATGTGATCACCCGACTGCGGCGGGCCCTGCGGAGCAGCATCCGCACCGACTACCCGTGGGAGTCGCTGCCGATGGCGCAGGTGGAGCTGCTGCAGACGCTGGCCGCCGCCCCGCTGCGGGTGGGCGAGCTGGCGGCCCGGCAGCGGCTGGCGCCGAACACCGTCAGCGGGCTGATCGGCAAGCTGCTGGAGGCCGGGTTCGTCGACCGCCAGCCCGACCCGGGCGACCGCCGCACCGCCCGGATCGCCCTGACCGACGCCGGGCGGCAGCAGCTGCGGGACTGGCAGCGGGCCCACGAGCACCGCCTCGCCGACGCCCTGGAGAGCCTGTCCCCCGCCGACCGGGACGCCGCCATGCTCGCCCTCCCCGCCCTCGACCGGCTGGCCCGCGCCCTCACCGCCCCCGACGACCGCACCCCCTGAGGCCACCCAAGTCCTGCCGGCGACCGTCAGCCGTCAGAACAGGGTGGCGCCGCGCTCGTGGTCGAGGAGCCAGCGCTTGCGGTCCACCCCGGCGGCGAAGCCGGTGAGGGCTCCGTTGGCCCCCATGACGCGGTGGCACGGCCGGACGATCAGCAGCGGGTTGGCCCCGACCGCGCCGCCCACCGCCCGGACCGCCCGCGGCGACAGCCCGACCGCCTCGCCGAGCCCGCCGTAGGTGATCGTCCCGCCGTACGGGACGTCGTCCAGCGCGGCCCACACCCGCTGCCGGAAGGCGCTGCCCTCCGGCGCCAGCCGCAGGTCGAACTCGGTCAACTCCCGGGCGAAGTAGGCAGTCAACTGCTCCACCGCGGGCGCCAGCGCCTCCTCGTCCGGCAGCCAGCCGTCGCCCGGCTCCGCCAGGGCGCCCTTCTGCCCGGGGGCGGTGACCGCGGTGAGGGCGAGCGGCCCGTCGCCGTCCACCACGCCGCTGAGCAGCAGCCGGCCGAGCGGGCTGTCCATGGTCGTGAACACGGTGGTCACGGTGTCTCCTCCGTCCCCGCCGCGACGGCGACGAGCCGGTCCGGTGCGACTGCGGCCCCGGGTCCGGGGCCGGCGGCCTCCCCCGTCGCCGCCAGCCAGAGGCGGTGCACCGCGTACGAGCGCCACGGCGCCCAGGCCCGTGCGGTGCGTTCGGCGGACCGCGGGTCGCCCGGCAGGCCGAGCCGGGCCAGGCCGTGCCGGACGCCGACGTCGCCGGGCAGGAAGACGTCCGGGTCGGCGAGGGCCCGCATCCGCAGGTAGCCGACCGTCCACGGGCCGATGCCCGGCAGCGCGAGCAGGTCCGCGGCGGCCTGCTCGCGGTCCACGCCGCCGTCCAGCCGGACGGCCCCCTCGGCGAGGGCGGCGCACAGGCCGCGCAGCGCCCGGCGGCGGGAGTCCGGCATCGCCAGGTCCGCGTCCTCGGCTCCGGCCAGCGCGGCGGCGGTCGGGAACAGCAGGCGCAGACCGCCGCTGGGCCGCGGCAGGGCCGCGCCGTACGTCTCGGCGAGCCGCGCGGCCAGGGTGCGGGCGGCGGCCACGGTGATCTGCTGGCCGAGGACGGCGCGGGCGGCGAGCTCGTGCGGGTCGACATGGCCGGGCGAGCGCAGCCCCGGCCGGGCCCGGACCAGGGCGCCCAGGCCGTGGTGCGCGGCGAGCTGCTCGTCCACCGCGTCGGGGTCGGCATCCAGGTCGAACAGCGCGCGGAGCCGGTGCACGGCGGTGGTCAGGTCGCGCAGGTCGGTGAGGGTGAGCCGGCAGTCCAGCCAGCCGCGGGTCGCGGGGTCGGCGCCGCCGAGGCCGTCCACCTCGGCGATTCCGTGGCCGTACGGGAGGGCCAGGGTGCGGCGGTAGGTGCGGACGCCGGGCCGCCCGCCGGGGACCACCTCCTCCACGCCGGGGACCGCGCGCAGGGCCAGGAAGTCGATCAGGTGGTCGCTGTCCAGCGCGCCCCGGTAGGCGAGCCTCAGGCTCAGCGTGCCGGCGGTCGCGCCGACCGTGCGGCGACCGGTGGCACGCTCGGCCCGCAGGCCGCTCGGGGTGCGGTCGTACACCTCGCGGACGGTGTCGTTGAACTGCCGCACGGAGGCGAAGCCGGCCGCGAACGCGATCTCGGTGACCGGGAGTTCGGTGGTCTGCAGGAGCAGCCGGGCGGTCTGCGCGCGCTGGGCGCGGGCCAGCGCCAGGGGGCCCGCGCCGAGTTCCGCGGTGAGCTGCCGCTGGAGCTGGCGGGCGCTGTAGCCGAGGCGGGAGGCCAGGCCGGCGACACCCTCGCGGTCCACCACGCCGTCGCCGATCAGCCGCATGGCGCGGCCGACCAGGTCGGCGCGGTGGTTCCACTCGGGCGAGCCCGGCACCGAGTCCGGCCGGCACCGGCGGCAGGCGCGGTAGCCCGCGCCCTGGGCGGCCGCGGCGGTGGGGTAGAAGGTGCAGTTCACCCGCTTCGGGGTGACCGCCGGGCAGCTCGGGCGGCAGTAGATGCCGGTCGTCCGGACCGCGGTGAAGAAGACCCCGTCGAAGCGGGAGTCCCGGCTGTCCACGGCCCGGTACCTGGTCTCGTCGTCGATCACGCTGTCCAGTCTGCGCCATCCGGGAGGCGGTCGACTGGCGGGAATCGGACACGACGGTCGGGCCGGACCGGCGGTGGCCGGTGGGTCCGGGCGGCTTCCGGGGCACTCCCGACCGGTGGGACGGGCAGCTTCTGGGAGCGCTCTCAGAAATTCCGGCCCGCCACCCGATAGGCTTTCCGCGAACGGTCCCGTCGGTACCGTGCGGTCCGTGCGAGAGGAGCCCAGGGTGGTGCAGCAGCAGCGGCCGTCGGCCGAGGCCGGCGAGGCCGGATCCCCCTCCCGCCCGACGCTGGAGTCGGTGGCCGAACGGGCCGGGGTGTCCCGGGCCACCGCCTCCCGGGTGGTCAACGGCGGCGCCGGCGTCCGCGAGGCCCTGCGGGAGAAGGTGCTGCGGGCCGTGGAGGAGCTCGGGTACGTCCCGAACCTCGCCGCCCGCACCCTGGTCACCCGCCGCAACCAGGCCGTCGCCGTGGTCGTCGCCGAACCCGAGAGCCGGCTCTTCTCGGACCCCTTCTTCGCCCAGCACCTGCGCGGCATCAGCCGCGAACTGTCCGCCGCCGACAACCAGATGGTGCTGCTGCTGATCGAGGAGCAGCGCGACTACGACCGGGTCGGCCGGTACCTGGCCGGCGGGCACGTGGACGGTGCGCTGCTGTTCTCGCTGCACAGCGCCGACCCGCTGCCGGAGATGGCCCGGCGGGTCGGCCTGCCGTTCGTGGTCGGCGGACGGCCCGGCTGGCCCGGCGCCGAGTCCGACCGGGACCTGGTGTACGTCGACAGCGACAACCGCGGCGGCGCCCGGCTCGCCGTCCAGCACCTCCAGTCCCTCGGCCGGACCCGGATCGCCACCATCACCGGCCCGCTCGACCAGACCTCCTCGATGGACCGACTGGACGGCTACCGCGACCTGCTGCCCGACGGCGACCCCGAGCTGATCGCCGAGGGCGACTTCACGCCCGAGGGCGGAATGCGGGCGATGTCCGAACTGCTGGAGCGGAGGCCGGAGTTGGACGCCGTCTTCGCGGCCTCCGACCTGATGGCCTCGGGGGCGCTGCGGGTCCTGCGGGCGGCCGGACGCCGCGTCCCGGAGGACGTCGCGGTGGTCGGCTTCGACGACCTCGAATCGGTCGCCGCCTGGACGGAGCCGACGCTCACCACCGTCCGCCAGGACATCGAGGGCATGGGACGCCTGATGGCCCGCCTCCTCCTCCGCCGCCTCACCGGCCCCACCCCGGGCCCCGGCCCCACCTCCGTCATCACCCCCACCCGCCTCATCACCCGCCACTCCGCCTGACCCCGGCGAACACGCGCCCCCATGGCTGGCCGGTTACCCGGAAAATCCGTCGGCGTGGCGGGTGGCCGCGGTTAGGGTCGGCCCCATGAGTGACGAGAGTGGTTGGGCCGGCCTGCCGAAGGCGGAGTTCGCGTTTCCGGGCCCGCTGCGGGACCAGCTGGTGACCGCGATCCTGGACGGCGTGAAGACGAGCACCACCGGCGTGCTCGCCGAGTACGAGAAGTACGAGGAGCCGCTGCCCGTGGTGGGCCAGCGGCAGGTGGTGGTGGACTCGGCGGACCGTCCGGTGGCGGTGATCGAGCTGACGGAGGTCCGGGTGGCGCCGCTCGCCGAGGTGGATCTGCAACACGCGGTGGACGAGGGCGAGGGCTACACCACGGTCGCCGAGTGGCGGGCCGGGCACGAGAGGTTCTGGCACGGCGCCGAAGTGCGGGAGGCCATGCAGGACCCGGAGTTCACCGTCGACGACACCACGCAGCTGGTGCTGGAGCGCTTCCGCCTGGTCGAACGCATCTGAGCCAGCGGGCCCACGGGCACACGGGCACACGGGCGCCCCGGACCCGCCGCGCGGGTCCGGGGCCGTCGGCCACCGGCTGGACCAGCCGCCGGCCGGCGCGTGCCCGTCAGTCGAACGGGATCCGCAGCACCGAGGCGCTCCCCTGCGCCTGGGCGGCCCCGACCCGCAGCTGGGCCGGGCCGTTCCCGATCGCGGACCAGACCTCGATCCGCACCGTCCCGTGGGCCAGGTCGCCCAGCGTCCCGGTGGCGGACTGGAGTCCGGCCGTGCCGGCGGAGTACCGCTCCCAGCCGGTGACCGGGTCGGTGGCGAAGTACCGGTAGGTCTCGGTGCGGTCGATGCTGCCGTCACCGGTCAGGTCGTACGAGACGCGGGCCTGCTGGCCGAGCGCGACGGCCGTCCCGGCGTCGAGGAAGAGGTCGAACCCGGTGGAACCGCCCGCCCGCAGGGTGCCGTTGACGTTGCGGATCTCGTACACCTTCGCCTGGTACGGCGTGCCGTCGTGGTTGGCGCCGCCGGCCGAGGGGACGGTGTCGGCGGCGGCCCCGCTGCCGTACGCCGTGCTGAGCGCGCCGCCGGGCTGCAGGTAGAACGTGTTCCCGGTGCTCGGCGGCGGCAGCGTCGGCGAGGGGGACGGCGTGGGCGAAGCGGTGGGTGAGGAGGACGGGGACGGTGACGGCGACGGGTCGGTCCCCCCGCTGCCGCCGTCCTGGAAGGAGCCGCGCTCGCTGGCGGTGGAGCGGGCCGGGACGGTGAGCGTGTAGCCGTCGGAGAACCGGATGGTGCGCGCCGCGGTGCTGAAGTTGTGGGCGACGTGGGTCCGGGTGCCGCCGTTGGTGAAGACGGCCGC
The window above is part of the Kitasatospora sp. HUAS MG31 genome. Proteins encoded here:
- a CDS encoding LacI family DNA-binding transcriptional regulator; amino-acid sequence: MQQQRPSAEAGEAGSPSRPTLESVAERAGVSRATASRVVNGGAGVREALREKVLRAVEELGYVPNLAARTLVTRRNQAVAVVVAEPESRLFSDPFFAQHLRGISRELSAADNQMVLLLIEEQRDYDRVGRYLAGGHVDGALLFSLHSADPLPEMARRVGLPFVVGGRPGWPGAESDRDLVYVDSDNRGGARLAVQHLQSLGRTRIATITGPLDQTSSMDRLDGYRDLLPDGDPELIAEGDFTPEGGMRAMSELLERRPELDAVFAASDLMASGALRVLRAAGRRVPEDVAVVGFDDLESVAAWTEPTLTTVRQDIEGMGRLMARLLLRRLTGPTPGPGPTSVITPTRLITRHSA
- a CDS encoding methylated-DNA--[protein]-cysteine S-methyltransferase; amino-acid sequence: MTTVFTTMDSPLGRLLLSGVVDGDGPLALTAVTAPGQKGALAEPGDGWLPDEEALAPAVEQLTAYFARELTEFDLRLAPEGSAFRQRVWAALDDVPYGGTITYGGLGEAVGLSPRAVRAVGGAVGANPLLIVRPCHRVMGANGALTGFAAGVDRKRWLLDHERGATLF
- a CDS encoding ASCH domain-containing protein — protein: MSDESGWAGLPKAEFAFPGPLRDQLVTAILDGVKTSTTGVLAEYEKYEEPLPVVGQRQVVVDSADRPVAVIELTEVRVAPLAEVDLQHAVDEGEGYTTVAEWRAGHERFWHGAEVREAMQDPEFTVDDTTQLVLERFRLVERI
- a CDS encoding DNA-3-methyladenine glycosylase 2 family protein; this encodes MIDDETRYRAVDSRDSRFDGVFFTAVRTTGIYCRPSCPAVTPKRVNCTFYPTAAAAQGAGYRACRRCRPDSVPGSPEWNHRADLVGRAMRLIGDGVVDREGVAGLASRLGYSARQLQRQLTAELGAGPLALARAQRAQTARLLLQTTELPVTEIAFAAGFASVRQFNDTVREVYDRTPSGLRAERATGRRTVGATAGTLSLRLAYRGALDSDHLIDFLALRAVPGVEEVVPGGRPGVRTYRRTLALPYGHGIAEVDGLGGADPATRGWLDCRLTLTDLRDLTTAVHRLRALFDLDADPDAVDEQLAAHHGLGALVRARPGLRSPGHVDPHELAARAVLGQQITVAAARTLAARLAETYGAALPRPSGGLRLLFPTAAALAGAEDADLAMPDSRRRALRGLCAALAEGAVRLDGGVDREQAAADLLALPGIGPWTVGYLRMRALADPDVFLPGDVGVRHGLARLGLPGDPRSAERTARAWAPWRSYAVHRLWLAATGEAAGPGPGAAVAPDRLVAVAAGTEETP
- a CDS encoding MarR family winged helix-turn-helix transcriptional regulator encodes the protein MSPQFEALPAPSGPSGPSAPHAPSALEEAAAVELAQRLTDVITRLRRALRSSIRTDYPWESLPMAQVELLQTLAAAPLRVGELAARQRLAPNTVSGLIGKLLEAGFVDRQPDPGDRRTARIALTDAGRQQLRDWQRAHEHRLADALESLSPADRDAAMLALPALDRLARALTAPDDRTP